Below is a window of Micromonospora chersina DNA.
GCACAGCGGGGCGGTCCGGGGATCCTTCACGTGGCTGGCGACGTAGTCGAGCACCATGTCCTCGGCCTCGGCCAGGGTGACCGTGGAGCGGCGTACCTCCTCGGTGAGGCCGGACTTGCCGTGCATGGTGCGCACGATCTCCGGCATCGCCTCCAGCGCCGCCTCGTCGGCGTGGATGACCACGTCGACGCCCTCTCCCAGCACGTTCAGGTCGGGGTCGGTGACGAGCGCGGCGACCTCGATCAGCGCGTCCCGCCCGAGGTCCAACCCGGTCATCTCACAGTCGATCCAGACGAGAAGATCAGCCACCGGGACAGACTACGCGCCGCCGACCCGCCCGCGCCTGAAGCACCCTCGCCCAGGTGGACCGCTAGGGTTTCCCCGTGCCAGCCGAACCCGTCGCACCACCCGCCGTCACCGAGGACGACCCGGGTGGGCGTACGGCTCGTCGGCTGGTCACGGTGGTGGCGCTCGCGGCGGTGCTGCCGGCGCTCTACCTGCCGGGCCTGGTGCACGACTTCTTCGACCTCAAGATCTACATGCGGGCGATGGACTGGTGGGCGGCCGGTCACCCGCTCTACGACTACGTCCAGCCGGACC
It encodes the following:
- the orn gene encoding oligoribonuclease; its protein translation is MADLLVWIDCEMTGLDLGRDALIEVAALVTDPDLNVLGEGVDVVIHADEAALEAMPEIVRTMHGKSGLTEEVRRSTVTLAEAEDMVLDYVASHVKDPRTAPLCGNSIATDRGFIARDMPRLDAHLHYRMIDVSSIKELCRRWYPRVYFGQPQKGLAHRALADIRESIRELEYYRRTVFVPLPGPDVETAKGIAAQL